A genomic segment from Arenicella chitinivorans encodes:
- a CDS encoding PilN domain-containing protein — protein MANINLLPWREAQRRERNRATLAICIAMWVAAGLVVLAGKLIMDARISNQETRNAYLQSEINALSKVIKEIEDLKTKRDALLARMQVIQNLQQNRSQIVHMFDDLVTKLPKGVYYNRIAKSNNRLDIDGYAQSNERVSALMRNLDSSDWFDQSSLKQVDVVDQNGLLVSQFKIDVKEQSPNRSNDGAEDIR, from the coding sequence ATGGCGAATATCAACTTATTACCCTGGCGAGAAGCACAACGTCGAGAACGTAACCGAGCTACCTTGGCGATTTGTATCGCAATGTGGGTCGCAGCAGGTTTGGTGGTGCTCGCAGGCAAGCTGATTATGGATGCACGTATCTCCAATCAAGAAACGAGAAACGCGTACCTTCAGTCCGAGATTAATGCTTTGTCTAAAGTGATTAAGGAAATCGAAGACTTGAAAACCAAGCGTGATGCTTTACTGGCGCGTATGCAGGTGATTCAAAACCTGCAGCAAAATCGCTCACAGATCGTGCATATGTTTGATGACTTGGTTACCAAATTACCTAAGGGCGTTTATTACAATCGAATAGCGAAGTCGAATAACCGGCTTGATATCGATGGGTACGCGCAATCAAATGAACGAGTTTCAGCTTTGATGCGAAACCTCGACTCATCTGACTGGTTTGATCAGTCCTCATTAAAACAGGTTGATGTGGTGGATCAGAACGGATTGTTAGTGAGTCAATTCAAAATTGACGTGAAGGAACAAAGTCCTAATCGAAGTAACGACGGTGCGGAGGATATCCGCTAG
- the pilM gene encoding type IV pilus assembly protein PilM — MKLFSSKSKAVIGIDIGTHSIKLVELAGTKANPKVVAWGVAPLPAGAFSENAIANADHVTDALQSLITQSGAKGDAVAVAVSSSHAITKVLGMPADISELELEEQVSIEALHFIPYPIDEVNLDFEVLGASESNEQENDVLLVACRRSIVNDYIDMVENAGLGLEYVDIDTYALERVYRSQHSLGSNSDEPVALFDIGSSSSHLMVLDADRVLYSRHQNFGAGQLVKLIRKEYGVNAEEAEEILKSTQPPGDFLTAVQEPFVEMLRQEISRALQFFYSSSSYSNIDSVVLSGACCALAGLAGDLEVKLRSKVTVLNPVVNANVQSRRDAIVSAAPSLSIAYGLSLRGLN; from the coding sequence TTGAAACTGTTTAGCTCAAAATCTAAGGCAGTAATCGGTATCGATATCGGAACCCATTCGATCAAACTGGTCGAATTAGCTGGCACCAAAGCCAACCCGAAAGTGGTGGCTTGGGGTGTGGCTCCATTACCCGCAGGTGCCTTTTCTGAAAATGCCATCGCCAACGCTGACCATGTGACAGACGCGTTACAATCGTTAATAACTCAATCTGGTGCTAAGGGGGACGCAGTTGCTGTCGCAGTCTCTTCCTCGCATGCGATTACCAAAGTTCTGGGGATGCCGGCTGATATCAGCGAACTGGAATTGGAAGAGCAAGTTAGTATTGAGGCACTCCACTTTATCCCCTACCCGATTGACGAAGTTAATTTGGACTTCGAGGTCTTGGGAGCGTCGGAAAGTAATGAACAAGAAAACGATGTCCTCCTGGTGGCTTGTCGCCGCAGCATTGTTAATGACTATATAGATATGGTCGAAAATGCGGGTCTGGGGCTCGAGTATGTGGATATCGATACGTATGCGTTGGAACGTGTCTATCGTTCTCAGCATTCGCTGGGATCAAATTCAGATGAGCCAGTTGCTTTGTTTGATATCGGATCATCAAGCAGCCACTTAATGGTGTTGGATGCCGATCGTGTGCTGTATTCGAGACACCAAAACTTTGGTGCCGGGCAGTTGGTAAAGTTGATCCGTAAAGAGTACGGGGTTAATGCCGAAGAAGCTGAAGAGATTCTGAAGTCGACACAACCACCTGGTGATTTCTTGACCGCTGTCCAAGAGCCGTTCGTCGAAATGTTACGACAAGAAATCAGTCGCGCTCTGCAATTTTTCTATTCATCAAGCTCTTACTCGAATATCGACAGCGTCGTTTTGTCAGGCGCTTGTTGTGCATTGGCCGGTTTGGCTGGAGATTTGGAAGTGAAATTGCGTAGTAAAGTGACAGTTCTGAATCCTGTGGTCAACGCAAATGTCCAGTCGCGGCGAGATGCGATTGTCAGTGCCGCACCGAGTTTATCCATTGCGTATGGCTTGTCTTTGAGGGGGTTGAACTAA
- a CDS encoding pilus assembly protein PilP, whose protein sequence is MYQNSVNQVPSSHLKLILVVGIAFALQACGNVATRDLREFVDTAYQDKKPEIEPLPVIEPYKGFEYSASTLNDPYSRGNIINARDVESRVTAQRDVNRRREALEEFPLDALAMVGTMTQSDGSPWVIVQTAVGTAHLATVGNYLGQNEGKIKDIFPDEQRIVIEETVLDPAGRLIAREVEMTIDEVE, encoded by the coding sequence ATGTATCAGAATAGTGTGAATCAGGTGCCGTCGAGTCATCTTAAATTGATTCTTGTTGTTGGCATAGCGTTCGCGTTACAGGCTTGCGGTAACGTCGCAACACGTGATTTAAGAGAGTTTGTGGACACCGCTTATCAAGACAAGAAACCCGAGATTGAACCTCTTCCGGTGATTGAGCCTTATAAAGGCTTTGAGTATTCCGCGAGCACATTAAATGACCCTTATTCGCGTGGCAATATTATCAATGCCCGGGATGTCGAGAGTCGAGTGACTGCTCAACGTGATGTTAACCGAAGACGTGAAGCGCTCGAAGAGTTTCCGCTGGATGCGTTAGCCATGGTGGGAACGATGACGCAAAGCGATGGTTCGCCATGGGTGATCGTACAGACTGCTGTCGGTACTGCGCACTTGGCTACCGTTGGTAATTACCTTGGTCAAAATGAAGGCAAGATCAAGGACATATTCCCAGACGAACAGCGTATCGTTATTGAAGAGACTGTACTTGATCCGGCGGGCAGACTTATCGCCAGAGAAGTCGAGATGACGATTGATGAAGTTGAGTAA
- a CDS encoding type 4a pilus biogenesis protein PilO, with translation MGLIEELSSLDINDIGSWTRRVKVLMAGLLCLVIIFLGYNYIIKQQIADLKDIQKKEPQLKNTYLEKKALAINLDAYKKQMVEADENFSVLRKQLPNESEIPDLLIDMTQVGLSRGLQFEQIKPGATIEKDFYAEKLVNITANGRYHQIAEFISDVAALPRIINVANFTLERQSGNQEVLVLKAVTKTYHYLEDAYVSE, from the coding sequence ATGGGGTTAATTGAAGAATTAAGTAGTCTCGATATCAATGATATAGGGTCGTGGACGCGCCGAGTAAAAGTATTAATGGCGGGTTTATTGTGTTTAGTGATCATCTTTCTTGGCTACAACTACATCATTAAGCAGCAGATCGCTGACTTAAAAGATATCCAAAAGAAAGAGCCGCAGCTCAAAAACACTTACCTTGAGAAAAAAGCGTTAGCGATAAACCTGGATGCTTATAAAAAGCAAATGGTAGAGGCTGATGAAAATTTCAGTGTATTACGTAAGCAGCTACCGAACGAAAGTGAAATACCGGACTTGCTTATTGATATGACGCAAGTGGGTTTGTCTCGCGGTTTGCAGTTCGAGCAAATTAAGCCAGGAGCGACAATTGAGAAAGATTTCTATGCTGAGAAGTTAGTGAATATCACTGCTAACGGCCGATATCACCAGATCGCCGAGTTTATTAGTGACGTCGCGGCTTTACCGCGAATCATCAACGTGGCTAATTTCACCTTGGAGCGCCAATCCGGAAACCAGGAAGTGTTGGTGCTCAAAGCCGTGACCAAGACTTACCACTATCTGGAGGATGCATATGTATCAGAATAG